One genomic window of Fusarium fujikuroi IMI 58289 draft genome, chromosome FFUJ_chr01 includes the following:
- a CDS encoding related to sorbitol utilization protein sou1, protein MKINTDGVVYCAHAAGRHFRRQKQEGTTINGSKLEIFDSGSFIATASMSGHIVNIPRPSLPYLARISDEVARIGKSLAIEWHGFARVNSVSPGFINTGISGPIAEEIMSAIMDKVPMGRFGETVELKGVYLFLASDASTYVTGTDILVDGGYTAP, encoded by the exons ATGAAGATCAACACTGATGGGGTTGTCTACTGCGCCCACGCCGCTGGGAGACATTTTCGAAGACAGAAGCAAGAGGGAACAACGATCAACGGTTCTAAGCTCGAAATTTTCGACAGCGGTAGCTTTATCGCCACAGCTAGCATGTCTGGAcacatcgtcaacatcccTAGGC CATCCCTACCATATCTTGCCAGAATTTCTGACGAAGTGGCCCGTATAGGCAAGTCCCTAGCGATTGAATGGCATGGATTCGCTCGTGTCAATAGCGTGTCTCCTGGATTCATCAACACTGGCATATCCGGACCAATCGCGGAGGAAATCATGAGCGCTATCATGGATAAAGTCCCTATGGG GCGTTTTGGTGAAACAGTGGAGTTGAAAGGGGTGTATCTGTTTCTTGCTTCAGATGCTTCTACATATGTGACCGGAACGGATatccttgttgatggtggttACACTGCTCCCTAA
- a CDS encoding related to multidrug resistance protein has translation MSSVSACLNDDSLGPAVRGCRGNFDFTVAFEDVVFVIAPATAFICLGLLRTLALCRRRRPIVGASAVQWTKLSLAIGLALLQLALIILGRNSSRFASGRSLAAASLAFIAALLLIPLSWIEHSRAPRPSTAIAAYLSVTLLFDVARTRTAWLLTPSGLDQEYASVLTTATALKALIVYLESRTKEKWLGWDMKQHSPEETSGIWNLGVFFWLNTLFMKGYRVILTLESLYPLDKALEAETHQHLVEKVRNNPYKTQKYGLARLLLQILALQLLPPIIPRAALLAASMCQPFLIHALLHYLQSEEQDQSHGYGLIGATALTYGAIAFSTALYWYFQERFVIKVRGILVLAVYEKTTDLRMPTDGDSGALTLMSTDVERITRGILDLHEYWANTIQIGLSCWLLQRELGAAFAASLGVVAVSTLTAFGIGKLLGPRQKEWMEAIETRVGVTASAISQMKLVKMSGMTKPIQSYVQRLRMREIKIGGRWRMLLAAAATVSQVPMTLSPVITFAVATKALNTTSIFVSISYLTLLASPLMILFQKIPQFLGALTCLQRIQKYLEREPRVEYRNVDNDIMSAASLTPSFTSIASTNGIGIEMQTLEEKGTPHVVIKNGSFGWHENVAVLRHVNITIPTSHLTAIVGPVASGKSTLCKAILGEVPFATGSVVVHRSRVIGYCDQQPFLTNTTIRNNILGNSPFDDKRYTSVIKATMLDRDLANLPQGDSTMIGSSGIALSGGQRQRVAIARALYLADAELLIFDDVLSGLDARTSDHLFRHVFGRDGVLRRHGATVVLCTHNPQHFQAADYAIRISSDGDVTAEKPSGDGTLSNTDLGFASEPAPTEGLASTTDPTSSQASPTVAMTTEEAEARKLGDRSVFSYYIRTIGLIPIAAFVFACVCNGFLNNFPRIWLTFWADDAARPQRGLSQLHSQAYYIGIYGMLQVLALLSFMAAVVLVLGPFIRLSGSVLHQRALETVINAPLQLLTTSDTGTITNYFSQDITIIDNELPMAVANVVLDIFGVVGMGVLIASSSPWLGLTYPAMILILWLIQRFYLRTSRQLRLLDLEAKSPLYTHFLDTSRGIATIRALGWTGKNIKHNHQLLDQSQRPMYLLSMVQRWLYLTLNVVVAVTATALSLSDIVRFYAALETSIGAVARLRNFTTQTGTESVLHGDVKLDRQWPSKGVIEVQGVWAAYNGGDAEEYALQGIHVFIRAGERIALCGRTGSGKSSFILLLLALLEPVQKDNVEYMLSIDGVPLSSISPQNLRERIITVPQDPVFLPIGSTVKENLDPLGVATTEQCREVLQATGLWDMVESQGGLCSILSESSLSQGQRQVFNIARAVIKRKTSGSSVLLLDEFTSSVDADTERDMLAIIEREFAGCTIVMVAHRLHIVSEFCDRVLVLDRGRIVEDGDPRTLARVDESWFASLLAAGG, from the exons ATGTCGTCTGTTAGCGCCTGTCTCAACGACGACTCGCTGGGGCCTGCCGTGCGTGGCTGTAGAGGCAACTTTGACTTCACTGTCGCCTTTGAAGATGTTGTCTTTGTCATTGCACCAGCCACTGCCTTCATTTGCCTTGGGCTGTTACGTACCCTGGCACTTTGTCGTCGCCGTCGCCCAATTGTCGGCGCTTCGGCGGTTCAGTGGACGAAGCTG TCTCTTGCAATAGGCTTGGCCCTCTTGCAACTTGCCCTTATCATTCTTGGGCGAAACTCGTCCCGTTTCGCTTCAGGACGTTCTTTGGCTGCTGCCTCCCTTGCTTTCATTGCAGCCCTACTTCTTATCCCACTGTCATGGATTGAGCATTCAAGAGCGCCACGACCTTCAACAGCCATCGCTGCCTACCTCTCCGTCACGTTATTATTTGATGTTGCTCGGACACGGACAGCATGGCTTCTAACTCCATCGGGGCTGGACCAGGAATATGCTTCTGTATTGACGACAGCTACTGCCCTCAAAGCTCTCATAGTTTATCTGGAGTCTCGAACGAAAGAGAAATGGCTTGGCTGGGACATGAAACAGCACAGCCCTGAGGAGACGAGTGGTATTTGGAATCTTGGAGTCTTCTTCTGGCTGAACACGCTGTTCATGAAAGGCTATCGTGTCATCCTGACGCTGGAGAGTCTATATCCCCTCGACAAAGCACTTGAAGCTGAAACACACCAACATCTCGTTGAGAAAGTTCGGAATAATCCATACAAGACTCAAAAGTATGGTCTAGCACGTTTACTGCTGCAGATCCTAGCCCTTCAGTTATTACCACCAATCATTCCCCGCGCGGCGCTCCTTGCTGCCAGTATGTGCCAACCTTTTCTCATCCATGCCCTCTTGCACTACCTACAGAGCGAAGAACAAGACCAGAGCCATGGATATGGACTCATTGGCGCGACGGCTCTGACGTACGGGGCCATCgcgttctcaacagcatTATACTGGTACTTCCAGGAGCGTTTCGTCATCAAGGTTCGAGGCATTCTTGTGCTCGCCGTGTATGAGAAGACAACAGATTTGAGGATGCCTACGGATGGCGATTCGGGCGCCCTCACATTGATGAGCACCGACGTGGAGCGCATCACAAGAGGAATCCTCGACCTCCATGAATACTGGGCCAACACGATTCAAATTGGTCTGTCTTGCTGGCTACTTCAGCGAGAGCTCGGCGCTGCGTTCGCTGCCTCCCTTGGCGTAGTCGCAGTCTCAACCCTGACAGCGTTTGGCATAGGTAAACTTCTTGGACCGCGCCAAAAAGAATGGATGGAAGCAATCGAAACGAGAGTTGGTGTCACAGCATCGGCTATTTCGCAGATGAAGCTGGTTAAGATGTCAGGCATGACAAAGCCAATCCAGTCTTACGTGCAGAGACTGCGAATGAGAGAGATTAAGATCGGCGGGCGTTGGCGTATGCTTCTTGCTGCAGCGGCCACTGTCTCTCAGGTTCCCATGACCTTGTCTCCCGTTATCACATTTGCGGTGGCAACCAAGGCGCTCAACACTACCTCTATATTCGTCTCAATCTCATACCTTACCCTCCTCGCGTCGCCCCTGATGATACTGTTTCAGAAGATTCCACAGTTTCTCGGGGCGCTAACCTGCCTTCAACGGATCCAGAAGTATCTGGAACGTGAGCCAAGGGTTGAGTATCGCAATGTGGATAATGATATTATGTCAGCCGCGTCTTTGACTCCGTCCTTTACTTCCATTGCCAGCACCAATGGCATTGGAATTGAGATGCAGACTCTAGAGGAGAAAGGCACTCCTCACGTCGTGATCAAGAACGGGAGCTTTGGGTGGCACGAGAACGTTGCTGTTCTCAGACACGTCAACATAACCATTCCAACATCACATCTCACAGCTATTGTTGGTCCTGTTGCAAGCGGGAAATCCACCCTATGCAAAGCTATTCTTGGCGAAGTCCCCTTTGCGACAGGTTCTGTGGTTGTTCACCGATCCAGAGTCATTGGTTACTGCGATCAACAGCCGTTCTTAACGAACACCACGATCCGCAACAACATCCTTGGTAATAGTCCATTTGACGACAAGCGATACACTTCCGTCATAAAAGCTACCATGCTCGATCGAGACCTCGCAAATCTCCCCCAGGGCGATAGCACAATGATTGGAAGTAGCGGCATTGCCTTGAGCGGcggacaacgacaacgagTGGCAATTGCTAGGGCGCTATACCTTGCAGACGCTGAACTCCTGATTTTTGATGACGTCCTCAGCGGCTTAGATGCAAGGACATCGGATCATTTGTTCCGGCATGTCTTTGGGCGAGATGGCGTGCTTCGTCGTCATGGGGCCACTGTTGTTCTGTGTACACACAACCCTCAGCACTTCCAAGCCGCGGACTATGCCATTAGAATCAGCAGTGATGGAGATGTGACTGCAGAGAAACCCTCTGGCGACGGTACACTTTCAAATACTGATCTAGGCTTCGCCTCAGAGCCAGCTCCGACTGAGGGACTTGCAAGTACAACAGACCCGACATCCTCCCAAGCATCACCAACTGTAGCCATGACtacagaagaagcagaggcaCGAAAGTTGGGTGACAGGAGTGTTTTTTCCTATTACATACGCACCATCGGCCTAATTCCCATTGCCGCCTTCGTTTTCGCTTGTGTATGCAACGGCTTCCTCAACAACTTTCCACGCATATGGCTCACTTTCTGGGCTGACGATGCGGCCCGACCACAAAGAGGATTGTCGCAACTACACTCTCAGGCCTACTATATCGGAATCTACGGAATGCTCCAAGTACTAGCTTTATTGTCTTTTATGGCTGCTGTCGTGCTAGTTTTAGGACCTTTTATCCGTCTCAGTGGGTCTGTACTGCACCAGAGGGCGCTGGAGACTGTTATCAACGCACCGTTGCAACTGTTGACAACATCGGATACTGGGACCATCACCAACTACTTTTCTCAAGATATAACTATCATTGACAATGAGCTTCCTATGGCTGTAGCCAACGTAGTGCTGGATatctttggtgttgttggaaTGGGGGTCCTTATCgcgtcatcatcgccgtGGCTAGGACTTACTTACCCGGCTATGATACTCATCCTATGGTTGATACAACGGTTTTACCTCCGTACATCTCGACAGCTTCGATTGTTGGACCTCGAGGCCAAGAGTCCGTTATACACACATTTTCTCGATACGTCTAGAGGCATCGCCACCATTCGTGCGTTGGGCTGGACCGGAAAAAACATCAAGCACAATCATCAACTGCTGGACCAGTCCCAGAGGCCGATGTATCTACTGTCAATGGTACAGCGCTGGCTGTATTTGACCTTGAACGTAGTCGTTGCTGTTACGGCAACGGCTCTT TCATTGAGCGACATTGTGCGGTTCTACGCTGCATTGGAGACTTCTATTGGAGCTGTAGCTCGTCTCAGGAATTTTACCACCCAGACTGGGACGGAAAGTGTTTTGCATGGTGACGTAAAACTTGATCGGCAGTGGCCATCGAAAGGCGTCATTGAAGTACAAGGAGTTTGGGCGGCGTACAA TGGAGGAGATGCTGAGGAATACGCGCTGCAAGGAATTCATGTCTTCATTCGGGCTGGCGAAAGGATAGCCTTGTGCGGTCGTACAGGAAG CGGAAAGTCTTCTTTCATTCTCCTCCTACTCGCCCTATTGGAGCCTGTGCAAAAGGATAATGTCGAGTATATGCTGTCCATTGACGGTGTCCCTCTCTCATCTATAAGTCCTCAGAATCTCCGAGAAAGAATAATAACAGTGCCTCAAGACCCAGTATTCTTACCAATAGGCAGCACGGTTAAAGAGAATCTAGATCCGCTGGGGGTAGCAACGACAGAGCAGTGTCGTGAAGTTCTGCAAGCAACGGGCCTCTGGGATATGGTAGAATCACAGGGCGGGCTGTGCAGTATTCTGTCAGAATCTTCACTGAGTCAAGGCCAAAGGCAGGTCTTCAACATTGCTCGAGCAGTGATTAAGCGAAAAACGAGTGGCAGCTCTGTACTCCTCTTGGATGAGTTCACCAGCTCAGTCGATGCTGACACCGAGCGAGACATGCTGGCGATAATCGAGAGGGAGTTTGCTGGTTGCACGATAGTTATGGTCGCCCACCGACTGCACATTGTGTCTGAATTTTGCGACAGGGTGCTTGTTTTGGATCGCGGAAGGATTGTAGAGGATGGTGACCCTCGGACGCTGGCAAGGGTTGATGAATCGTGGTTTGCAAGTCTGTTGGCAGCTGGGGGATGA